The window GAGTACATTGACCTATTCTTGTATAAAGACTTACACATGTGCAAAGATTTACAAGGCACACACTGTCAGATGCAGAAACATGTCTACAGGTATAACATGCAAACACCCAtcctcacattcacacacatgcataaaCACACATAACACTAACACACACAGCCTTGATCAAATCACAGTCACCTTGAAAACATAGATGTTGGCATATACACTTATAGTACACATCACTATGAAAAAACTTACATGGTCATACACAATACTGCtaacatacatatatgcaaaCTTTACCAATTGACACATGGTCATTAACACACTTGACACCTTGAATCACACACATGTTGATATGAATGCAATGACACATCCAACTCAGACGTGCTTAAATGCATTGCCAAGCATTAATAAAGCACACATTCTAGCTAATTAAACATGCACAGTCATTACACAATGACTAATATGAGGATTTACTCTTTAACATAAATTCATAAATGAGTTAGGGCATATACATTCATTGATTACTTATTGACACCTGATCATTTACACTCAGGCACACTCATTTATATTTGGACACACAAAATTAATGTAAGAAACCTATACATTGACCTACTCTTACACAAGGACTCACACATAACACAGCTACAAAGGGACACAGTGTCAGAAGCAAACCATGACCATATGTTATAAATGCAAACACGCATCTCCACATTCATGCATATATACTGATACACTAATACACACAACCTTATTCAAATCACAGTGATCATAGGCATACAGGTTGTAGCATACATACTTATACATACATGTGAATGTGTATGCATGTCATACACGATCATGCTAACGTGAACACATTCAAACTTTTACCAACTGACACATAGTCAATGGCACATGTTTGTACACTTTGAATCATACATTATTACAACTACAAGAACACTAATACATATAGTATTGATCAAACCACAGTGACCACACAGACTCATGTTTTAGTATACACATCATACATGATCATGCTGACATACACACAAACTTACACCAAGTGACAGTTACTGATACACTTGTTTGTATGCCTAGAATCACATACTGACACAAAGACAATGACACACTGAGATATACATATCCTTACATGCCAGATTAGTGCAGCACTAACATATACATTGTAAAGCATTGATATAGCACAAATTCATACCCAGTTCACCATGCACAGTCATTATACAATCACTGGTATGTGGAATTATCCTTTAAAAGAAATCGATAAATTATAACAGTATGAACTTAACATTGATTTGTTCACATTTCCTCATCTATTTTAAGAGACACTCTGAGATTCTGACACACAAAATTGGTGTAACAAATctaaatatttcttaaacaaGTGGTCCCACATATGTAGATATAGACACACAGTGTCAGATGTAGTGACATGCCTGCATGTATGACATGTAAATGCCCATTTCTACATTTATGCACATAAGGAATAAACACATACTCATAACACTAACACATGGCATCCCTCAAGCCACAGTGACTACACAGGCTCATGTTTTGACATACACACTTAAATAGAGGTATGTATAGAACATACATGGTCACGCAATCATGCTAACATACACAaatacaaacttaacatcaagtGATACAGTCATTGACACAGTGGGTTGTGTGCTTTAAAGCACACATTGATACAAATGCTATGACACACTCAGACACTTACACATACTCAAATGCCAGACTGTGCAACAATGACACATTGTCAAGCATTGATGAAATATAAGTTGCTATCCAATTAAGCATGCAGAAAATACACAGATCACTAATATATGGATTACTTTATATAAATTCATAAATTATGAGTTATAGACATAGGAAGAACACTTGTTGACACTCATTTGCAATCAGAGACACTCTAACTCATATTTGGACACACAAAATAGTAACAAACCTGAGTACATTGACCTATTCTTACACAAGGACTCACACACATGCAAAGATCTACAAAAGCATACATAAGCAAACACCCATCCTCATAGTCATGCATATAACACATAAACACTCATTCATACACTAAGACACACAGCTCTGATCGAACCACAGTGACCATAGAGATCATGACCCTGACAGatgattatttttttccagaCGGAGGGATCCGTATGCCTGTTCAAACAAACTCCCTCCGACTCCATAAGTGTTATTAATTGGCTTCTTAATGACCTCCAAAAATATGCCTTGGGTTTCCAACATGCACTGAGCCCCTCAGCCTCAAGTTGTAAACACAAAGTAGGAGATATAGGAAATGAACAACCTGGATCATCCACTGCAAATGGCTACAGTGTCTATGCTGATCAACTAAACATAGATTGTACAGGCAACAGTTCTCAAACCACACATCTAGAATTGACCGCATCCAAAAATACCAACAACAACCAAAGTCCTTCAAGTCCTATAGTCAAGTCTTCGAGCACCCAAAGGTCAGTTGCCTCATCTGAAACAGAGTGCTCTATGGATGACCTCTCCTACTACGTCAACCGACTGTCTTCTCTGGTAATCCAAATGGCCCGTAAAGAAATCAAGGAGAAGTTGGAAGGCGGAAGCAAATGTTTCCATCAATCCATCTACTCTCCCACtggggaaaaaggaaagaatagtCCTCGCAGTGCTGTGAGCAAGATTGCTTCTGAACTGGCCCACGATGCTGTAGAAATGACATCATCTGAAATGCGTAGTAATGGTGACGACATCAGAGACGGTGGCCGCAAAACTTTTCTGTATAGTGAGCTGTCTAACAGGACCAGAAGTTCAGATAAACAACTATGCCAAAGAGATAGCAAAGATTTTGCAGATTCCTTAAGTAAGGGGCTCATGGTTTATGCCAATCAATTGGCATCTGATATGATGGTCTCTGTTATGAAAACCTTAAAGATGCATAGTTCAGGAAAGCCAATTCCAGCCTGTGTGGTCCTAAAGAGGGTGCTATTAAAGCACACCAAGGAAATTGTGTCTGATCTGATTGATTCCTGTATGAAGAATCTGCATAACATCACCGGCGTCCTCATGACGGACTCGGACTTCGTCTCAGCTGTCAAAAGGAATCTGTTTAACCATGGAAGACAAAATGCTGCTGATATTATGGAAGCCATGCTGAAACGCTTAGTCAGTGCCCTTCttggagagaaaaaggagacTAAATCTCAGAGTCTGTCTTACGCAACATTGAAAGCTGGATCCCATGATCTAAAATCCAAGAACCAGAGTCTCGAATTTTCCGCCATGAAAGCCGAAGTGAAGGGGAAAGACAAAGGCAAGATGAAAGCAGACCAGGACAAAGCACTGACTAGTGCTGAAAAGGTTGGTGAACACATCCTCAAAGAGAGTCTAACTATGTGGAATCAAAAGCAAGGAAATCAGGGCAAGATGCCTAGCAAAGCATGCACTAGTAAGGACGAGAAAACTCAACAACTCAGTCCTTCCACAGATTCACTGGCTAAGGATCTGATTGTTTCTGCCCTTATGTTGATCCAGTATCATTTGACCCAGCAAGCCAAAGGCAAAGATTCATATGAAGAGGAAGGTCCTGGTACTACTTATCTGAGTCAAAGTGCCCATTACGAAAAGTCTGGAAACGGTCAAAGTTCCAAATCACTTTCAATGAAACATCTGGAATCTCGTGGAGGTTTTGGACCATCAGTATCTTCCAAAGACAGTCAGCAGCTGGACTCCCCAAAATTGGACATGTCAAGCATTGTCCTATCGCTGATTCAAAGGCTGCTTAGTGAAAGCTCCATAAATGGTGATGAATATGAAAGTGACAGCAAGACCAAAGCAAGCAAATTAAGCTGCATGTCCAAGAGAGCTGACAGAGGTGAAGAAGATCAGAGCATGGACAATCAAGACCCGGACTTCATGAGTGGCGTGAAGCAGGTGAACCGCCACTTTATAGATCAACTGGTAGAATCCGTGATGAAGTTGTGCCTTATCATGGCCAAGTACAGCAACAATGGGGCTGCTCTGGCTGAATTGGAAGAACAAGCAGGCTCAGGTAGCAATTCCAATTTTGGCTCTCGTTGTAGTCACATTGGTGGCATGTCACAGAAATACCAAGACTCCCAGAGGCCAGAAGTAATCGTCAATAATCAGTCCTCTACCAGCAGCTTGCAGAAGCAGCTACAGGCTGTCCTGCAGTGGATTGCCGCCTCCCAGTATAACGTGCCAATGCTCTACTTCATGGGCGATGATGATGGACAACTGGAGAAGGTAAGTAATTCACCAAGGCACTAGGGAAGAGAGGGTTGGTTGAAaagagcagagggaaggaggcagaattGTACTTCCAGTCCACTTCCAGTGATGACTGCACACTTTAATCCTAGAATTGTGAGTAGGAAGGTGGTGGCAGGGAAGAGAGGGGGAGTTGGGGAAAGCATTCAGTTGGTCTAGCAGATCTTTCCTCCAGAAACTATTTGGTGACTCAAACTGATTCAATCTCTTCACAGCTTCCTGAAGTCTCAGCTAAGGCCGCGGAGAAGGGCTACAGTGTGGGAGATCTTCTCCAGGAGGTCATGAAGTTTGCCAAGGAACGTCAGCTGGACAAAGCCGTGGGTAACATGGCTAGAAAGCAACTGTTAGATTGGCTGCTTGCTAACCTGTGAGCTAATGACAAGTCTTGACTCCTCTCACCTTACCCCCCTATCCCACCCAGCAGCATTCCAACCCAGCTGGAACACCCTTAACATCAGGCTGGTGAATATTTCCCAGCACATTTGAGCAGTCTCCCTGTGCAAACTCAGGGTATCCAACAAGCTGggcaaaaaaatgaattaaaaaaaatatcgcATCCACTCTGTGTCAGACTGACTTCATAAGAGGGAAATGGATCCAATTCCTAGGACTAATGATAGAGTAGCAAGCAGGTGTCAAGAACTCATCATGAGTTACAGTCTAACCACCCAAGATACAGTGATAGACTCCTTTGTCCAAGTTTCTAAACAGTCTGGATTGTCCAAAATAACCACAGTCTATAGATCAGCTACTTGCAGCTTCCCTGTTTCTCCTCAAAATTTACACCTAATTTGATAATTCATTTTGTAATCACAAGGATACAACTTTCTGAGTCTTTGTAAAGAGTGTGCCTATTAGATAGCTAAGGCCAATACAAAGTTGAAGTGGACAGTACCAAatctggccacacacacacaccaatgttTACTGCACATGACTAAACACTACCTAAACCACTTCAGTTAGTGAGATTTTCTTATCTTCTGCCAGTCTGAAGAAAAATGTTGCAAGAACAGAACACAATGGTATGCAGAGGTAAGTTCTGGTGAGTATCAGTGCCCCTTTAGGACTAGCACCAAGTTGCCAGTTTTCTTCTGCGCTTCCCAGAAGTCAAGCTTGATGCCAGAATTCATTGCAAATCAGATCAAGACAGTGGTTTCGTTTACATGGACCCCTGTCTATCCAGTTTTCTGTTTCCTCTTGTGGCATGCCATGGTACTTTTTAGAACAAGTATGGATTCTGGAATCAATAGACAAAGCTTCCCTTCTTGGGACGGGCTTGGTGGCACACTGGGATAAGCTGCCATTTGTGATGTTGGTATTCCATATCTGATCACCAGAAAAGTTGCGTCTGACTTAACACCCTGCTagtaatgcacttggaaaagcagcagatggtaggACAAGTTTTTGGGAACCctggcaccccatgggagacacaAAAAGAATCCTAGGcatctgtctttggcctggccaagtcctagccattgcagtcatttaaggagtgatccagcagataacagatctctatcattctctctctctctctctctctctctctctctctctctctctctctgtttccctctctatatgtcattatgttaaataaatctttaaataacattttaaaagacaatttttaCTAATCACATAGCATCAGGCAGTCCTCCAGactcttaaaattctttttttaaagtgtgttattcattttgattggaaagtcagctgcagagaggtggagagacagagtaagatcttgcatctgttgattcactccccaagtggtcacaacagccagagcttaggcaatctgaagccaggagccaggagcttcttcgggtctcccatgtgggtacaggaacccaaggctttgggccgtccttgactgctttcccaggccataagcagggagctgggctgccaggacatgaaccagcacccatatgggatcccagcaaatgcaaggtgaggattttagccactaggatactgtacCAGGtccttaaaatacttttaaaaggacTTATTTGAAAGctacaaagagagggaaaaagataaTCCATCTGCTGAAGCAACTCCTGAAATGACAGCAGCAGCTAGGGCTGCGTCTTGCTGGTGTTTGGGAAGTGAGTAAGCAGAACTCCTCTGTTTCTGTCTACCTGTGAGATAaacaaaattgtgtttttaaatttccagTACTATTACATTTATTCTGtggttaagatttacttattcatttgaaacagaattatagtgaggaggagagacctctttcatccactggttcactctccaaataatcACAGTGTCTGAGACTGCACAAGCTGACGTCAGGATCCTTGCGCTTCATATAGGTCTGccccatgagtgtcaggggctcaagcactcaaGCCGTCTTTCCCTGTTttccccaggaacattaacaagttggatcagaaatgggacagGGAAGaatctggtgctcatatgggaggctggcattacCAGGCTATGGTGCCCTAACATCGGCCCTCAAAATTAGGTTTTAAAACACAGTTGTGTGCTGGCCAGGGTGGGCATGAGACAGGTGGTCAGATATTTCCTATAATGCCCACATCTTACCTTGTAGAGCTGGGGTTCAGGTTCAGGTTCtttttccaattccagtttcctgtgcaTACCTgtggtaggcagcaggtgatggttcaaggacttaGGGCCCTGCCACAGGCCTGGGAAACCTGGCCTCAGTTCTAGGACCTAGTTTCAGCTTGGCTGCCTACTAACTAGGACATTATGGGAGGGAAAGACCTTATAAGaggtttctctttccctctttctgccttttattccttgtttttgaaaaattctaCATATTTGCAAGACAGAATGACAAAACAAAAGgactgacacagagaaagacatcttctatctgctgattcacacccaagTGGTCTCAATCCAGATGTTCCATGTGGGGAGgaggagcccaagctcttggatcatcagctgctttcccaagcatatcaacagggagctggagcaaatGTGAAGCAGTGGAACTCCAACTAGCCCTTACAGGACAtgatggtgttgcaggcagcagcttaaaacACCACAACAACACCACCAGGGATTGTTCTTTTCATCTGGAAGATGTTGCTAAAAATTACCCTGCCACTGCTTAGAGGCTAACCCAGAGGAATGTTTGGTGCAGGGTGAATCTTGCCCCAAGTGCAAGCATATGGAGGAAGCCATGCTGGTCAGGGACAGTGCTCAGACAATGTGGAGCCTGTGCTCTTTCGAACAAGTTTTGTCAACTGGTCTGCAGTATCCAGACCAGTCAGAAGTAGAAACAAGCCCTTTTGAAGTCaaactttaaaaacttttcagtgcagctgaaagcTAAGGAACCCTATTCCAGTCTCCCCAATAcccactcctcccacccccacactcTAGCCAacacaaaaaaaaccctctggaGTTGAGCCATGGCAGATACTTCTCTCTGCCCTTGAAGAAAATCGTTCGTAAACCAATCCCCAGGCCAAGGCTGCATTTCTAATGACTTAGTCTTCTATGCACGCAGCTGGATCGCATAGTTTACTCCTTAATGAACTTGGCTCCTACCTTGCTCATGATTCTTATTATGGGCGGCCTTGGGGATTCCTTGGAACATGGAAATATGGCAAAGGAAATGATATGTTCTCTTAAATGAGCGAGGTGGAGCAAGATGGTCTCACAGGGCCCTTCAAGTTCTGACATTTGGGGATTAGAAGAACAAATTTCTTCTCCCTCATTGCTCTGGCAAGTTTGTGTGATGAGGTAAATGCGGGGTGAGGAAGCTTGATTTTTGCCAGAGCTAACTGACACACTCCAGCAGAGAAAGGAATGCTTTGGGCCCCAAGGACCCTGCCTAGGATCTGTGGgagcccaggagccctgagggctTATTCCTGGCGAGTGAGACAGTGATCTTTGACCTCTCTCAAATGAAGAAATGATCCCAGACATCCCTAACAGGAATGTGGTCATGGTCAGTGCCAACAGCTGGACATGAACAAGGCCTTCTGCTGAGCTGAAAGCCTGACACGTTAGTAGGGAAGGGACAACAGGACAGGGGCAGAGAAAGCAGGAAACAGATCTCTGGCAGCCAGCACAGCTAGCTAGCTATGTCTGGAcatttctcagtctctctgccaTCAGCCCTccatttcaaaagaaaactgCTAGCAGAAATTGCCTGCAACCTTTGCTGTAGGACCAGCACTGGATTGAGGTGTACACAGGTTTTGCCTCCTCCAGGACCCCAACAGCCAATAAGAGAAATATTTGaaggcatttttaaagaaatatgaatTAACAAGGGGAAAAAA is drawn from Ochotona princeps isolate mOchPri1 chromosome X, mOchPri1.hap1, whole genome shotgun sequence and contains these coding sequences:
- the AKAP4 gene encoding A-kinase anchor protein 4 isoform X1, with the protein product MPFTITYPDSKKMSDDIDWLHSRRGVCKVDLYSPKGQQDQHRKVICFVDVSTLNVEDKEGKDATGSTSESELNLDRLEEKEIIVIKDTEKQEQSKTEGSVCLFKQTPSDSISVINWLLNDLQKYALGFQHALSPSASSCKHKVGDIGNEQPGSSTANGYSVYADQLNIDCTGNSSQTTHLELTASKNTNNNQSPSSPIVKSSSTQRSVASSETECSMDDLSYYVNRLSSLVIQMARKEIKEKLEGGSKCFHQSIYSPTGEKGKNSPRSAVSKIASELAHDAVEMTSSEMRSNGDDIRDGGRKTFLYSELSNRTRSSDKQLCQRDSKDFADSLSKGLMVYANQLASDMMVSVMKTLKMHSSGKPIPACVVLKRVLLKHTKEIVSDLIDSCMKNLHNITGVLMTDSDFVSAVKRNLFNHGRQNAADIMEAMLKRLVSALLGEKKETKSQSLSYATLKAGSHDLKSKNQSLEFSAMKAEVKGKDKGKMKADQDKALTSAEKVGEHILKESLTMWNQKQGNQGKMPSKACTSKDEKTQQLSPSTDSLAKDLIVSALMLIQYHLTQQAKGKDSYEEEGPGTTYLSQSAHYEKSGNGQSSKSLSMKHLESRGGFGPSVSSKDSQQLDSPKLDMSSIVLSLIQRLLSESSINGDEYESDSKTKASKLSCMSKRADRGEEDQSMDNQDPDFMSGVKQVNRHFIDQLVESVMKLCLIMAKYSNNGAALAELEEQAGSGSNSNFGSRCSHIGGMSQKYQDSQRPEVIVNNQSSTSSLQKQLQAVLQWIAASQYNVPMLYFMGDDDGQLEKLPEVSAKAAEKGYSVGDLLQEVMKFAKERQLDKAVGNMARKQLLDWLLANL
- the AKAP4 gene encoding A-kinase anchor protein 4 isoform X2 → MSDDIDWLHSRRGVCKVDLYSPKGQQDQHRKVICFVDVSTLNVEDKEGKDATGSTSESELNLDRLEEKEIIVIKDTEKQEQSKTEGSVCLFKQTPSDSISVINWLLNDLQKYALGFQHALSPSASSCKHKVGDIGNEQPGSSTANGYSVYADQLNIDCTGNSSQTTHLELTASKNTNNNQSPSSPIVKSSSTQRSVASSETECSMDDLSYYVNRLSSLVIQMARKEIKEKLEGGSKCFHQSIYSPTGEKGKNSPRSAVSKIASELAHDAVEMTSSEMRSNGDDIRDGGRKTFLYSELSNRTRSSDKQLCQRDSKDFADSLSKGLMVYANQLASDMMVSVMKTLKMHSSGKPIPACVVLKRVLLKHTKEIVSDLIDSCMKNLHNITGVLMTDSDFVSAVKRNLFNHGRQNAADIMEAMLKRLVSALLGEKKETKSQSLSYATLKAGSHDLKSKNQSLEFSAMKAEVKGKDKGKMKADQDKALTSAEKVGEHILKESLTMWNQKQGNQGKMPSKACTSKDEKTQQLSPSTDSLAKDLIVSALMLIQYHLTQQAKGKDSYEEEGPGTTYLSQSAHYEKSGNGQSSKSLSMKHLESRGGFGPSVSSKDSQQLDSPKLDMSSIVLSLIQRLLSESSINGDEYESDSKTKASKLSCMSKRADRGEEDQSMDNQDPDFMSGVKQVNRHFIDQLVESVMKLCLIMAKYSNNGAALAELEEQAGSGSNSNFGSRCSHIGGMSQKYQDSQRPEVIVNNQSSTSSLQKQLQAVLQWIAASQYNVPMLYFMGDDDGQLEKLPEVSAKAAEKGYSVGDLLQEVMKFAKERQLDKAVGNMARKQLLDWLLANL